The following nucleotide sequence is from Gymnodinialimonas phycosphaerae.
CATGCGCCCCAGCTGCATCTTGATCTGGTTGATGATCTGCGGCGTGCCGGAGGTCACGATGGTGATGCGCGAACGGTGGCCGTTGTGGTCCACCTCTGCCACGGTGAGGCTTTCGATGTTGTAGCCGCGCCCGGCAAAGAGCCCGATGACGCGCGCAAGCACGCCGGGTTCGTTCTCGACCAGGATGGCGAGGGTGTGGGTCTCGATATCCTCGCTCAGGTGCGAGCGGAGGTCATAGGCAGAATGGCTGGTGGAGCCTTGTTCGATGTTGAGGGCCATGGGGTGCGGACTTTCTATTGCGGGAGTATGGTCAGGGGGAAGGCCTCTGCCAGCGGCAGTGCGAAGGGGGTGGCCTCGGGGGGCGGCGGGGTTTGTTGCATGTCCGCCAGCATGGGATAGTGCGTGACGCTCGTTTGGTCGAACAAAGTGGCGGACATGAGAATCGCGTGAGGTGGCATGTCTGCCAGGCTGGTTACGTCGTTGGCGTCGTGATCGGCGTCCAAATGGCCGAAGAACGCCAGCGTGAGTATGACCTCGGGGTGATCGGCCAACGTATAGGACAGAAATCCACCACCGGGCGGCAGGCCTTGCCACGTCCCAGCGGTCTCGAAAGCATATCCTTCCGATCCCGCGAGGGCCAAAGCCTCGCTCAACCGCGTTACTCCGACTTGAAATCCATCAGACGGGGGGGGGTGAAGCAGCGTAGGCGGCAGAGCGGCCAAAGTGAGCGCGATTATTTCACCATCGGCGTGCATGACGCCAAGTGTGCGCTCGAACGGCAGTGGATAGATCGCAGAAATGAATCCATCGTCGGTTTGTCGATCAAGAGGCTCGCCAATTCGCTCCAGCGCAGACGTAGGCATGCCAGGCAACAGGCCCCGAAAATCCTGGGCGCTGGCGGGCAAGGCGCAGAGCAGAAAAAGGGCCACGACGCGGATCATGAGATCGGCACGCCACAGGCGGGTTCGGGGGGCAATTGCGGGAAATCGGCGTCGAACGACTCGAGCGCCTGGAACGGATGTTCCTGCAAGATGAACGGCGGCTCGCCGTCGTGCAACCCGTAGCGGTCGCCGGGGAAAACGCCGCCCTCGACCACGGTCTCGAACAGGCGCACCTCGTCCCAGCAGTGGAACCCGCCGGGGTCCAGCGGCCCGAAGCCGCCGGGGGGATACTCATAGCAGACCTGTGCGCCGCTGGTGGGCAGGTCGAACAGGTCGCCGCTGTCAAGGCCGCCATCGCGGCCCGTATCGCCAGAGCCGTCATTCAGACGCTCTGCCACCTCGGCGTCGGAATACACACCCCAGGAGCCGACGATCACGTCGGGCAGATCGTGATACCACAAAAACGCCGTCCCATCGCCGGCAGTGTATTCGATCTGATTGCCGGAGGTGTCGTAGAAATGGACGGTCCGCCCGCAGAGGAGGTCGAAGAGGGCGTCGACCGCCCCCTGCGCGTTTGCTTGACCGGGCAGTGCGGCCAGCGCGAGAAGCGCGGCAAGCCGTCTCACACCAACACGCCGCCCGCGTCGCCGATGGCGCCTTGGGTGTCGGCCTCGCCCAGAAGCATCTCGTTGTGGGCCTTGCCGGAGGGGATCATCGGGAAGCAGTTTTCGTGCTTCTCCACCAGGCAATCGAAGATCACGGGGCCGTCGTAGTTGAGCATCTCCATGATCGCGTCGTCCAGATCCTTGGGGTCCGAGCAGAGGATGCCCTTGGCGCCGAACGCCTCGGCCAGCTTCACGAAATCGGGCAGGGCCTCGGACCAGCTTTCGGAATACCGCTCGCCGTGGAGCAGCTCCTGCCACTGGCGCACCATGCCGAGGCGTTCGTTGTTGAGGATGAACTGCTTGACGGGCAGGCGGTATTGTACGGCTGTCCCCATCTCTTGCATGTTCATCAGCCACGACGCTTCACCGGCGACGTTGATCACCAGTGCCTCGGGATGCGCGACCTGCACGCCGACGGAGGCGGGCGTGCCGTAGCCCATGGTGCCAAGCCCGCCGGAGGTCATCCAGCGGTTGGGATCGTCAAAGCCCAGGAACTGCGCGGCCCACATCTGGTGCTGGCCCACTTCGGTGGTGATGAAACGATCCTTGCGGTGCTTGGTCAGCGCCTCCAGCCGTTCCAGCGCATACTGGGGCTTGATCGTCGTCTCGGACGGTTTGTAATCCAGGCAGCGCACGGCTTTCCACGCCTCGATCTGGGTCCACCATGTCTGGACGGACGTGCGGTCCGCCTTGCGTCCGCGTGCTTTCCAGACCTTCAGGATGTCTTCCAGCACATGGCCCACGTCGCCGATGATCGGGAAATCGGCGTGGATCACCTTGTTGATCGACGAGGGATCGATATCGATATGCCCCTTGCGCGAGCCGGGAGAGAAATCTGCGATCCGCCCCGTGATGCGGTCATCGAACCGCGCGCCGATGTTGATCATCAAATCACAGCCGTGCATCGCGAGGTTGGCTTCATAGGTGCCGTGCATCCCGAGCATCCCCAGCCATTTGTCGCCAGACGCCGGGTAAGCGCCCAGACCCATCAAGGTCGAGGTGATCGGGAAGCCCGTGGCCTCGACCAACTCGCGCAACAGGGCGGAGGCCTTGTCGCCGGAGTTGATCACGCCGCCGCCGGTGTAAAACAAGGGCCGCTCGGCGGTTTCCATCGCCTCAACCAGCGCGGTGATCATATCCAGATCGCCCTTCACCTTGGGCTGGTAGTGGCTGATCTTCGCCTTGGGCTTGGTGGTGTATTCGCCGGTGGCGAATTGTACGTCCTTGGGGATGTCGACCAGAACCGGGCCGGGACGCCCACTGGTGGCGATGTGGAAGGCCTGGTGGATGGTGTCGGACAGACGGTCCGTTTCCTTCACCAGCCAGTTCATCTTGGTGCAGGGGCGCGTGATGCCGACGGTATCGGCCTCTTGAAACGCGTCGGATCCGATCATGAAGGTCGGCACCTGACCCGTGAGGCAGACGATCGGGATGCTGTCCATCAGGGCGTCCGTCAGGCCGGTGACGGCGTTTGTCGCGCCGGGACCGGAGGTTACCAGAACCACGCCCGGCTTGCCGGTGGAGCGGGCATAGCCTTCGGCCGCGTGCACCGCGCCCTGTTCGTGGCGCACGAGAATATGGCGGATCGCGTTTTGCTGAAAGATCTCGTCATAGATCGGAAGCACGGCACCGCCGGGATAGCCGAATACGGTATCGACACCCTGTTCCTTCAGGGCTTCGACGATCATCTTTGCTCCGGTCATCTGTGACATGGGCGCTGGTTCCTTCTTTCGCGCTGCAATCGTTTCGTATGCGAGCCTTGCGGGTTTCACCCAATGCGGCCAAAAAAAAACCCCCGGAGGTGATCCGGGGGCGCATGGTTCCAAGTATGGACGTCGTTACCGACCCATGCGCCTTTGTCCTACAAGTACGAGAATGCCGGACATGTCCGAGCCTCCTTTTATTCGCGTGGGCGGACGTTATGGGCGCGGGTTTTGGGCGTCAACCGCCAAAACGGCTGATGGATGAATAAAATGTCGTTTGAGCGGCGTTTTGCGCAACTAATGTCGCGGGGCGGTT
It contains:
- the ilvN gene encoding acetolactate synthase small subunit, yielding MALNIEQGSTSHSAYDLRSHLSEDIETHTLAILVENEPGVLARVIGLFAGRGYNIESLTVAEVDHNGHRSRITIVTSGTPQIINQIKMQLGRMVPVHEVSDMTVEGPFVARELSLIKVIAKGEKRVEALRIAEIFRANVVDSTLESFVFEMTGMPDKIDAFCELMRPLGEVKLARTGVAAIARGL
- a CDS encoding acetolactate synthase 3 large subunit, giving the protein MTGAKMIVEALKEQGVDTVFGYPGGAVLPIYDEIFQQNAIRHILVRHEQGAVHAAEGYARSTGKPGVVLVTSGPGATNAVTGLTDALMDSIPIVCLTGQVPTFMIGSDAFQEADTVGITRPCTKMNWLVKETDRLSDTIHQAFHIATSGRPGPVLVDIPKDVQFATGEYTTKPKAKISHYQPKVKGDLDMITALVEAMETAERPLFYTGGGVINSGDKASALLRELVEATGFPITSTLMGLGAYPASGDKWLGMLGMHGTYEANLAMHGCDLMINIGARFDDRITGRIADFSPGSRKGHIDIDPSSINKVIHADFPIIGDVGHVLEDILKVWKARGRKADRTSVQTWWTQIEAWKAVRCLDYKPSETTIKPQYALERLEALTKHRKDRFITTEVGQHQMWAAQFLGFDDPNRWMTSGGLGTMGYGTPASVGVQVAHPEALVINVAGEASWLMNMQEMGTAVQYRLPVKQFILNNERLGMVRQWQELLHGERYSESWSEALPDFVKLAEAFGAKGILCSDPKDLDDAIMEMLNYDGPVIFDCLVEKHENCFPMIPSGKAHNEMLLGEADTQGAIGDAGGVLV